The following are encoded together in the Streptomyces rapamycinicus NRRL 5491 genome:
- a CDS encoding cytochrome P450, translating to MTPTDPTAQSSEAPAPPPGCPAHRSGEPPHGGDHVSPVAVPLSGPRFHVEPNLLYQEMRREHGAVAPIVLEGGIPAWLVLGYRELHQVTADHVLFTRDSELWNQWDRIPEDWPLAPLIGRGQPSILYTTGERHRVRASMISDALESVDPFEIRQHAERLADELIDGFCAEGSADVIARYAMPFPVRVLAKIYGFPDEQGPGLAAAAIDLADGGDLAQAAQVRLAEAAAALMAERKAGNGPRDIAAQLVGNTLGFTDEEILHDLIVLVIAGHTLTADWIGNSLRLMFTDERFVMSLAGGRKSVSEAMNEVLWEDTPAQNGVGRWASRDTMLGNRRIKAGDMVCLGLAAANKDPQIRPDGTSLTGGNNAFLSFGHGEHRCPVAAQEIAETIARTAIEVLLDRLPDIDLAIPAEELTRRPSPWARGMTTLPVHFTPTPTVSQTAG from the coding sequence ATGACGCCGACCGACCCCACCGCTCAGAGCTCCGAAGCGCCCGCCCCGCCACCCGGGTGTCCCGCACATCGAAGCGGTGAGCCCCCGCACGGCGGGGACCATGTCAGCCCTGTCGCCGTGCCCCTGAGCGGCCCCCGCTTCCATGTCGAACCCAACCTCCTCTACCAGGAGATGCGCCGCGAACACGGTGCGGTCGCCCCCATCGTGCTCGAGGGCGGCATCCCGGCGTGGCTGGTTCTCGGCTACCGTGAACTGCATCAGGTCACCGCCGACCACGTGCTCTTCACCCGTGACTCCGAACTCTGGAACCAGTGGGACCGCATCCCGGAGGACTGGCCGCTGGCCCCGCTGATCGGCCGTGGTCAGCCATCCATTCTGTACACGACCGGTGAGCGGCACCGCGTACGGGCTTCGATGATCAGCGACGCGCTGGAGTCGGTCGACCCCTTCGAGATCCGGCAGCACGCCGAGCGGCTGGCCGACGAACTGATCGACGGCTTCTGCGCCGAGGGCAGTGCGGACGTCATCGCCCGGTACGCGATGCCCTTCCCGGTGCGCGTCCTGGCGAAGATCTACGGCTTTCCCGACGAGCAGGGGCCCGGACTGGCCGCGGCGGCCATCGACCTGGCCGACGGCGGCGACCTGGCCCAGGCGGCCCAGGTCCGCCTCGCCGAGGCCGCGGCGGCCCTGATGGCCGAGCGGAAGGCGGGGAACGGCCCCCGGGACATCGCCGCCCAACTGGTCGGCAACACCCTCGGCTTCACGGACGAGGAGATCCTCCACGACCTGATCGTGCTGGTCATCGCGGGCCACACCCTGACCGCGGACTGGATCGGCAACTCGCTGCGGCTGATGTTCACGGACGAACGGTTCGTCATGTCCCTGGCCGGCGGACGCAAGAGTGTCTCGGAGGCCATGAACGAGGTGCTCTGGGAGGACACCCCCGCCCAGAACGGCGTCGGCCGGTGGGCGTCCCGCGACACCATGCTCGGCAACCGCCGGATCAAGGCGGGCGACATGGTGTGCCTCGGACTCGCCGCCGCCAACAAGGATCCGCAGATACGCCCCGACGGCACGAGCCTGACCGGCGGCAACAACGCGTTCCTCTCGTTCGGGCACGGTGAGCACCGCTGCCCGGTCGCCGCGCAGGAGATCGCCGAGACCATCGCCCGTACCGCCATCGAGGTGCTGCTCGACCGGCTGCCCGACATCGACCTCGCCATCCCGGCCGAAGAACTCACCCGCCGTCCCTCCCCCTGGGCGCGGGGGATGACGACACTGCCCGTGCACTTCACCCCGACGCCGACGGTGAGCCAGACGGCCGGCTGA